A part of Curtobacterium sp. MCLR17_036 genomic DNA contains:
- a CDS encoding TetR family transcriptional regulator has product MAAAIGSRGPGRPPAASREAVERIALSLMLRDGYDAVSVDAIADAAGISRTTFFRYFGSKPGVVWAPFDATIAWLQDGLGADDTGSEPLRAVREAVVSSTRLAIASSDVWLERFQLLDTHPSLRSGAHEHWEKWRQAIVDHLRGSVDDRPDTTASMAVAGACHGVFLAELRHWQNSDDDRDGLLRRLDHGLAQVCTALAPLVATTRR; this is encoded by the coding sequence CACCCGCCGCCTCCCGCGAAGCGGTCGAGCGGATCGCCCTGTCCCTGATGCTGCGCGACGGCTACGACGCGGTCAGTGTCGACGCGATCGCCGACGCGGCCGGCATCAGCCGGACGACCTTCTTCCGGTACTTCGGTTCGAAGCCCGGTGTCGTCTGGGCCCCGTTCGACGCGACGATCGCGTGGCTCCAGGACGGCCTGGGCGCGGACGACACGGGCAGCGAACCCCTGCGCGCCGTGCGCGAAGCCGTCGTCTCTTCCACCCGTCTCGCCATCGCCTCGAGCGACGTGTGGTTGGAGCGGTTCCAGCTCCTCGACACACACCCGTCGCTCCGCTCGGGGGCCCACGAGCACTGGGAGAAGTGGCGGCAGGCCATCGTCGACCACCTCAGGGGCAGCGTCGACGACCGCCCTGACACCACCGCGTCGATGGCCGTCGCGGGAGCCTGCCACGGCGTGTTCCTGGCCGAACTCCGGCACTGGCAGAACTCCGACGACGACCGCGACGGCCTGCTGCGTCGCCTCGACCACGGGTTGGCCCAGGTCTGCACGGCGCTGGCACCGCTCGTGGCGACGACCCGGCGCTGA
- a CDS encoding VOC family protein produces the protein MTDSRTLPGLRWVDHTAFTVPDLDAAVAFFTEVLGAEHLYRSTRGPDASFMPLHFGVPADARLELAMLRLPPNLNIELFQWWSEDRSAVFPRASDAGGHHLCFVVEDVDAVVEAIAEHPSVEVLGHRKEVGGDSPAVAGNRWVYARTDWGLILEFVDRSRVQDPPRLVGPADWTTTTTTTKDLP, from the coding sequence ATGACCGACTCCCGAACCCTGCCCGGCCTGCGCTGGGTGGACCACACGGCGTTCACCGTCCCCGACCTCGACGCCGCCGTGGCCTTCTTCACCGAGGTGCTCGGAGCAGAGCACCTCTACCGTTCCACCCGGGGGCCCGATGCGTCGTTCATGCCGCTGCACTTCGGTGTCCCGGCCGACGCGCGCCTCGAGCTGGCCATGCTCCGTCTGCCGCCGAACCTCAACATCGAGCTGTTCCAGTGGTGGAGCGAGGACCGGTCCGCGGTGTTCCCCCGTGCGAGCGACGCAGGCGGTCACCACCTCTGCTTCGTGGTCGAGGACGTCGACGCCGTCGTCGAGGCCATCGCGGAGCACCCGAGCGTCGAGGTGCTCGGGCACCGGAAGGAGGTCGGCGGCGACAGCCCCGCGGTCGCCGGGAACCGCTGGGTCTACGCGCGGACCGACTGGGGACTCATCCTCGAGTTCGTCGACCGATCACGGGTGCAGGACCCGCCACGTCTGGTCGGACCAGCCGACTGGACGACGACCACCACGACCACGAAGGACCTCCCATGA
- a CDS encoding sugar phosphate isomerase/epimerase, translated as MKIAGHTLGTPDQTVPEALRLFRRAGLDAAEVIYQDDYRSGLPVRDVAAAAEAARVADGEGIPIVGLTPYTTAINATDERIRNGAVDELRSAIDTAHSIGADRVRVYSGAWQPDQQDHTAHWVQLVRSFQELAGPAADAGVVLCAENHFGTMTQTARDTAALVRAVDSPAVRVLYDQANLTFTHDEDVDAAFAVQGDLIGHVHVKDLVFKDPDAPFVASETARVHAEERAVTSRVVGDGSIAWSRILRRLREVGYDDVLSLEYEYRWHPQDLDDPETGFRRGAEHLRNLLLQLELHEADRGAGVRS; from the coding sequence ATGAAGATCGCCGGCCACACGCTCGGCACACCCGACCAGACCGTGCCGGAAGCACTCCGGCTGTTCCGCCGCGCCGGTCTGGACGCCGCCGAGGTCATCTACCAGGACGACTACCGGAGCGGCTTGCCGGTCCGTGACGTCGCTGCCGCGGCCGAAGCGGCCCGGGTCGCGGACGGGGAGGGGATCCCGATCGTCGGGCTCACCCCGTACACGACCGCGATCAACGCCACCGACGAGCGGATCCGCAACGGCGCGGTGGACGAACTCCGGTCGGCGATCGACACCGCGCACTCGATCGGTGCGGACCGTGTGCGCGTGTACTCCGGAGCCTGGCAGCCGGACCAGCAGGACCACACCGCGCACTGGGTGCAGCTCGTCCGCTCCTTCCAGGAACTCGCCGGCCCGGCAGCGGACGCCGGCGTCGTGCTCTGCGCCGAGAACCACTTCGGCACGATGACCCAGACCGCCCGCGACACGGCTGCCCTCGTGCGGGCCGTCGACTCGCCCGCCGTCCGGGTCCTCTACGACCAGGCGAACCTCACCTTCACGCACGACGAGGACGTCGACGCGGCGTTCGCCGTCCAGGGGGACCTCATCGGCCACGTGCACGTCAAGGACCTCGTCTTCAAGGACCCGGACGCCCCGTTCGTCGCCTCGGAGACGGCTCGAGTGCACGCCGAGGAGCGCGCCGTCACGTCGCGCGTCGTCGGCGACGGTTCGATCGCCTGGTCGCGGATCCTCCGACGCCTGCGCGAGGTCGGCTACGACGACGTGCTCTCCCTCGAGTACGAGTACCGGTGGCACCCGCAGGACCTCGACGACCCGGAGACCGGGTTCCGGCGGGGTGCCGAGCACCTGAGGAACCTCCTGCTCCAGCTCGAGCTGCACGAGGCCGACCGGGGCGCCGGGGTCCGCTCGTGA
- a CDS encoding Gfo/Idh/MocA family oxidoreductase: MTALRLGVVGAGNIASIAQLPTLVQRDDVELRALVSRREDPGALQRRWGFGAVYRSVDEMLAAETLDAVFVLTPRSEHVAAVERALRAGVDVFCEKPLATSTADSVRLAELADEHGRVLMVGLNRRFAPVYVAAHQAFGASGASFCVAQKNRAGSEYRATFENAIHMVDLLRWFCGGEVLDVTAAAAGTDPWEEDGTAALVRFSTGNTGVLVAARAAGAWGEKLDAYGQMRSAEVIAPDSVAVTVDGVRTVRSMSPEAFGWATATESFGFADAVRHFLDRVRDRQQPLTSGWEAVKTQQLLDRILAAAGLPTEEQEGRTWSSRAKQ, from the coding sequence GTGACCGCGCTCCGTCTCGGCGTGGTCGGTGCCGGCAACATCGCCAGCATCGCGCAGCTGCCCACCCTCGTGCAGCGTGACGACGTCGAGCTGCGTGCGCTGGTGTCGCGGCGTGAGGACCCGGGCGCCCTGCAGCGGCGGTGGGGGTTCGGCGCGGTGTACCGCAGCGTCGACGAGATGCTCGCGGCCGAGACACTCGACGCGGTCTTCGTCCTCACCCCGCGCTCCGAGCATGTCGCGGCCGTCGAGCGTGCACTCCGTGCCGGTGTCGACGTGTTCTGCGAGAAGCCCCTTGCCACCTCCACCGCCGACTCCGTCCGCCTCGCCGAACTCGCCGACGAGCACGGTCGGGTCCTCATGGTCGGGCTCAACCGACGCTTCGCCCCGGTCTACGTCGCTGCGCACCAGGCGTTCGGTGCGTCGGGTGCGTCGTTCTGCGTCGCGCAGAAGAACCGCGCGGGCTCGGAGTACCGGGCGACCTTCGAGAACGCCATCCACATGGTGGACCTGCTCCGGTGGTTCTGCGGCGGGGAGGTCCTCGACGTGACGGCCGCGGCGGCGGGGACGGACCCGTGGGAGGAGGACGGCACCGCGGCACTTGTCCGGTTCTCGACGGGGAACACCGGCGTCCTCGTGGCGGCGCGTGCTGCCGGTGCGTGGGGCGAGAAGCTCGACGCGTACGGACAGATGCGTTCCGCCGAGGTGATCGCCCCCGACTCCGTCGCGGTGACGGTCGACGGCGTCCGCACGGTGCGGTCGATGAGTCCCGAGGCCTTCGGCTGGGCGACGGCGACCGAGAGCTTCGGGTTCGCGGATGCCGTCCGCCACTTCCTCGACCGCGTCCGTGACCGGCAGCAACCCCTCACCTCCGGGTGGGAAGCAGTGAAGACCCAACAACTCCTCGATCGGATCCTCGCCGCGGCAGGGCTGCCGACCGAGGAACAGGAAGGACGCACATGGTCCAGCAGAGCGAAGCAGTAG
- a CDS encoding SDR family oxidoreductase translates to MVQQSEAVAPTADRQVALVTGSSGGIGAAVVTALRARGDLVVGADRAPLDGQDIDGFLELDVTDERRTADVVRQVVAEHGRIDVLVHAAGVLGGTPDPLVTTTDEFERIMRINATGTFTITREVANTMRDAGTAGTILLLSSVAAKEARVDYLPYNASKIAVLHIMWSMAKILGPAGISVNAVNPGPVNTPLWSQLADQSGSAQAARDARAAQLPMQRFAEPDEVASAITFLTAPENRYVTGVSLDVAGGAHLGIGS, encoded by the coding sequence ATGGTCCAGCAGAGCGAAGCAGTAGCACCGACGGCGGACCGTCAGGTCGCGCTCGTCACCGGTTCGAGCGGCGGGATCGGTGCCGCCGTGGTCACCGCGCTCCGTGCTCGCGGCGACCTCGTCGTCGGAGCAGACCGCGCCCCGCTCGACGGCCAGGACATCGACGGGTTCCTCGAACTCGACGTCACCGACGAACGGCGCACCGCGGACGTCGTCCGACAGGTCGTCGCCGAGCACGGCCGCATCGACGTCCTCGTGCACGCGGCGGGCGTGCTCGGCGGGACGCCGGACCCACTCGTGACCACGACCGATGAGTTCGAGCGCATCATGCGCATCAACGCCACCGGCACCTTCACCATCACCCGGGAGGTCGCCAACACCATGCGCGACGCCGGGACCGCGGGCACCATCCTGCTCCTGTCGTCGGTGGCCGCGAAGGAGGCGCGGGTCGACTACCTGCCCTACAACGCCAGCAAGATCGCGGTGCTCCACATCATGTGGTCGATGGCGAAGATCCTCGGACCGGCTGGCATCTCGGTCAACGCCGTCAACCCCGGACCGGTGAACACCCCGCTCTGGTCGCAACTCGCCGACCAGTCCGGGTCCGCCCAGGCTGCCCGCGACGCCCGCGCCGCGCAGCTCCCGATGCAGCGCTTCGCCGAACCCGACGAGGTCGCCAGCGCGATCACCTTCCTCACCGCCCCGGAGAACCGCTACGTCACGGGGGTCTCCCTCGACGTCGCCGGCGGGGCACACCTGGGCATCGGGTCCTAG
- a CDS encoding LacI family DNA-binding transcriptional regulator: MTDASIDDVAAAAGVHRSTVSRAFSNPTAVRAQTREHVLRVAAELGYSTNPLAQALRRRSSTLVPLVIPDITNPFFAELARATAAAAELRGYQLVLCVTENGGSSTAGYVNAMQAMYSPFGIVAPSTRVDLEALRTYGSKNRVVVLDRVEDDPTVPTVTVDSRRGVELAFEHLALLGHRAIAYAPGIVGTYTAQDRHEAYEQIATGHGTQPLVLGAPDGVELGAGIVDHWLAEPVRATAIIASNDAVAFAVIAELESRGHRVPDEVSVVGFDGLDLGAHIAPRLTSVRQPIADLGRIAVDLGEGLLDGGPVRHEVLQPTLLLRSSTAGPRS; this comes from the coding sequence ATGACCGACGCCAGCATCGACGACGTCGCGGCGGCGGCGGGTGTCCACCGTTCGACCGTCTCCCGGGCGTTCTCGAACCCGACTGCCGTGCGGGCGCAGACCCGGGAGCACGTGCTCCGGGTCGCGGCCGAGCTCGGGTACTCCACGAACCCCCTCGCCCAGGCCCTCCGCCGCCGGTCCAGCACCCTCGTGCCGCTGGTCATCCCGGACATCACGAACCCCTTCTTCGCCGAGCTCGCCCGTGCGACGGCCGCGGCGGCGGAACTGCGGGGCTACCAGCTCGTCCTCTGCGTGACCGAGAACGGGGGGAGCTCCACGGCCGGGTACGTCAACGCGATGCAGGCCATGTACTCACCGTTCGGCATCGTCGCCCCGTCCACCCGTGTCGACCTCGAAGCGTTGCGGACCTACGGCTCGAAGAACCGGGTCGTGGTGCTGGACCGGGTGGAGGACGACCCGACGGTCCCGACCGTGACGGTGGACAGCCGCCGCGGCGTGGAGCTCGCCTTCGAGCACCTCGCGCTGCTCGGGCACCGTGCCATCGCGTACGCACCGGGCATCGTCGGCACCTACACGGCCCAGGACCGGCACGAGGCGTACGAGCAGATCGCGACCGGGCACGGCACCCAGCCGCTCGTGCTCGGAGCTCCGGACGGCGTCGAGCTCGGCGCCGGCATCGTCGACCACTGGCTCGCCGAACCGGTCCGCGCCACCGCGATCATCGCGTCGAACGACGCCGTCGCGTTCGCCGTGATCGCCGAGCTCGAGTCGCGCGGTCACCGCGTGCCGGACGAGGTGTCCGTCGTCGGCTTCGACGGGCTCGACCTCGGTGCACACATCGCGCCACGCCTGACCAGTGTCCGACAGCCCATCGCTGACCTCGGACGCATCGCGGTCGACCTCGGCGAGGGCCTGCTCGACGGCGGCCCCGTCCGACACGAGGTGCTCCAACCGACCCTGCTCCTCCGATCCTCGACCGCAGGACCCCGATCATGA